A stretch of Gorilla gorilla gorilla isolate KB3781 chromosome 9, NHGRI_mGorGor1-v2.1_pri, whole genome shotgun sequence DNA encodes these proteins:
- the DDIAS gene encoding DNA damage-induced apoptosis suppressor protein codes for MNRRRKFLLASVLALQNSSFIYPSCQKCFSRIILVSKRSNCPKCGSTGESGNANYRYKLSLKVAESNKLFVITVFGSCLDTFFGLTATGLHRYIQDPNKIPETLDNDTTQNLLTKAVETCFVGQSFIFGVTNFENQPGQGSDASNFLQQCSDHKRKAKALVACQIVLPDPGIAGFTVIDYFHQLLQTFNFRKLQCDSQAPNNHLLALDHSNSDLSSIYTSDSTSDFFKSCSKDTFSKFWQPSLEFTCIVSQLTDNDDFSASEQSKAFGTLQQNRKSISIAEATGSSSCHDPIQDSWSLVSYMDKKSTAEKLGKELGLQAKELSAVHSSHHEIGVNDSNLFSLEMREPLESSNTKSFHSAVEIKNRSQHELPCFQHHGIDTPNSLQKRSACCPPSLLRLEETASSSQDGDPQIWDDLPFSESLNKFLAVLESEIAVTQADVSSRKHHVDNDIDKFHADHSRLSVTPQRTTGALHTPPIALRSSQVIVKANCSKDDFLFNCKGNLSPSVEKESQPDNKVEAVSVNHNGRGMSEYFLPNPYLSALSSSSKDLETIVTLKKTIRISPRRESDHSSLNNKYLNGCGEISVSEMNEKLTTLCYRKYNDVSDLCKLENKQYCRWSKNQDDSFTICRKLTYPLETLCNSPNRSTNTLKEMPWGHINNNVTQSYSIGYEGSYDASADLFDDIAKEMDIATEITKKSQDILLQWGTSLAESHPSESDFSLRSLSEDFIQPSQKLSLQSLSDSRRSRTCSPTPHFQSDSEYNFENSQDFVPCSQSTPISGFHQTRIHGINRAFKKPVFYSDLDGSYEKIRIFPENDKQQASPSCPKNIKTPSQKIRSPIVSGISQPDIFNHYPFAECHETDSDEWVPPTTQKIFPSDMLGFQAIGLGKCLAAHHFPDQQELPRKKLKHIRQGTNKGLIKKKLKNMLAAVVTKKKTHKYNCKSSGWISKCPDIQVLAAPQLHPILGPDSCSEVKCCLPFSEKGPPSVCETRSAWSPELFS; via the exons GTCTAATTGTCCAAAATGTGGCTCTACTGGTGAATCTGGAAATGCCAATTACAGATACAAACTTTCCTTAAAAGTTGCAGAATCAAACAAATTGTTTGTTATTACTGTATTTGGAAGTTGCTTAGATACATTTTTTGGTCTTACTGCCACTGGTTTGCACAG GTACATTCAGGATCCTAATAAAATTCCAGAAACACTGGACAATGATACAACTCAGAATCTATTAACTAAAGCAGTTGAAACTTGCTTTGTTGGACAAAGCTTTATTTTTGGAGTGACG AATTTTGAAAACCAACCTGGACAAGGTTCAGATGCCAGTAACTTCTTACAGCAATGCTCTGACCACAAAAGAAAAGCCAAAGCACTAGTGGCTTGCCAGATTGTTCTACCAGACCCAGGTATTGCAGGCTTTACCGTCATTGACTACTTCCATCAACTTTTGCAGACTTTTAATTTCAGGAAACTTCAGTGTGACTCTCAGGCACCTAACAATCACTTACTTGCTTTAGATCACTCAAATAGTGATCTCAGCAGCATATATACTTCTGACAGCACTTCTGATTTTTTCAAGTCCTGCAGCAAGGATACTTTTTCAAAATTCTGGCAGCCGTCACTTGAATTCACTTGCATTGTTTCACAACTAACAGATAATGATGATTTTTCAGCTTCAGAACAAAGTAAGGCCTTTGGTACTCTTCAGCAGAACAGAAAGTCCATCTCCATTGCAGAGGCCACTGGTTCCAGTAGCTGCCATGATCCCATTCAGGATTCATGGAGCCTTGTTTCATATATGGATAAAAAGAGTACAGCAGAAAAGTTGGGTAAAGAACTTGGCTTACAAGCTAAGGAGCTGAGTGCAGTTCACAGCAGTCATCATGAAATTGGAGTTAATGACTCTAATTTATTCTCTTTGGAAATGCGAGAGCCCCTTGAGTCAAGTAATACAAAATCCTTCCACAGTGCAGTGGAAATTAAAAATAGGTCCCAGCATGAGCTACCATGTTTTCAGCATCATGGTATAGATACCCCGAATAGCCTTCAAAAGAGATCTGCATGTTGTCCACCTTCGTTACTCAGACTTGAAGAGACAGCCAGCAGTTCCCAGGATGGTGACCCTCAAATTTGGGATGATCTGCCATTCTCTGAAAGCCTGAACAAGTTTCTGGCAGTTCTTGAAAGTGAGATTGCTGTAACCCAGGCAGATGTCAGTAGTAGGAAACATCATGTAGATAATGACATTGATAAATTTCATGCAGACCACAGCAGGTTATCTGTGACTCCCCAGAGAACTACTGGAGCCCTGCATACACCACCTATAGCTTTAAGATCATCACAAGTAATAGTCAAAGCAAACTGTAGCAAAGATGACTTCCTTTTCAACTGTAAAGGAAATCTAAGTCCTAGTGTTGAAAAGGAGTCACAACCAGATAACAAAGTAGAGGCTGTCTCTGTAAATCATAATGGAAGAGGTATGTCAGAATATTTTTTACCGAATCCTTACCTGTCAGCTCTGTCTTCATCTTCAAAAGATTTAGAAACAATAGTTACTCTTAAGAAGACTATCAGAATCTCACCACGCAGGGAGAGTGACCATTCTAGtctaaataacaaatatttgaatggatgtggagaaatatcagtttcagaaatgaatgaaaagttgACAACTCTGTGTTATAGGAAGTATAATGATGTCTCTGATCTttgcaaattagaaaataaacaatattgtAGGTGGTCCAAGAACCAAGATGACAGTTTTACAATTTGCAGGAAACTTACATATCCTTTAGAAACTCTTTGCAATAGTCCAAATAGAAGTACAAATACATTGAAAGAAATGCCTTGGGGACATATCAATAACAACGTAACACAGAGCTATTCTATTGGTTATGAAGGTAGCTATGATGCCTCTGCTGATCTCTTTGATGATATTGCTAAAGAAATGGACATTGCAACTGAGATTACCAAAAAATCACAGGATATTTTGTTACAATGGGGAACATCTTTGGCAGAAAGTCACCCTTCAGAGTCTGATTTTTCACTGAGATCACTTTCTGAAGACTTCATCCAGCCTTCACAAAAATTATCCCTGCAAAGCCTATCTGACTCTAGGCGTTCAAGAACATGCTCTCCAACACCTCATTTTCAATCAGATTcagaatataattttgaaaatagtcAAGACTTTGTTCCGTGTTCACAGTCAACTCCAATTTCAGGGTTCCACCAAACAAGAATTCATGGGATAAACAGAGCTTTCAAAAAACCTGTATTTTATTCAGATCTTGATGGTAGCTATGAAAAAATAAGGATTTTCCCTGAAAATGACAAACAGCAAGCCAGCCCAAGCtgtccaaaaaatataaaaacacctaGCCAGAAAATCAGAAGCCCTATTGTATCTGGTATTTCACAACCAGACATTTTCAATCACTACCCTTTTGCTGAGTGCCATGAAACTGATAGTGATGAATGGGTCCCTCCTACCACACAAAAAATATTTCCTTCAGATATGCTTGGATTCCAAGCCATAGGTCTAGGGAAATGCCTTGCTGCCCATCATTTCCCTGATCAACAAGAGTTACcaagaaagaaactgaaacatATTAGACAAGGAACCAATAAAGGTTTAAttaagaagaaattaaagaatatgcTTGCAGCAGttgttacaaaaaagaaaactcataaaTATAACTGTAAAAGTTCAGGCTGGATTTCCAAATGTCCAGACATTCAAGTCTTAGCAGCACCTCAGCTGCACCCTATTCTTGGACCTGATTCTTGTTCAGAAGTCAAATGTTGCCTTCCATTTTCAGAAAAAGGCCCACCTTCAGTGTGTGAAACTCGAAGTGCTTGGTCACCTGAATTGTTTTCATAA